The sequence CGATGTAGGCGCGCGGGAAACTGGCGGCAATCAGTGGCACGCCCAGGTCGATCGCATCGCCCCAGAGATCGTCCACCCAGGTGTCCTCTGCCGTGCGCAGGGCGCCAAAGTCGACCGATGCAGCGAAATCCGGCGGGTAGCTCGTGCCGCTGTGCGGCGAGTCAAGCACGAGGGGAGCAGCTTGCGGAAAGCTCTGCGGCAGGTCGAGGCGATAGGACAAAGGATGGATGATAGGCATGACAGAGGGTGCGGCAGAAAGTAGGATGGGTCCCCGCAGCGCGCGGGGACCGAAGATCGTTTAGTCGATCTTCACGTTGGCTTCTTTGGCAATGCGCTTGTTCTTGGCGATTTCCTCGGAAATCTGCTTGGCGAACTCGGCGGGCTTGTTGCCCACTGGCGCGGCGCCCAGACCTTCCAGGCGGCTCTTGACGTCGGGATCGGCGCTAACCTTGACCACGGCCGCGTACACCTTGTCGGTCACGGCTTGCGGCAGCTTGGCGGGGCCGACAAGGCCAAACCAGGACGAGTCGTTGACCGGGGCCAGGCCAACTTCGGCGAAGGTCGGCACGTTGGGCAGATTGGCCACGCGCTGGGGCGAGGCCACGGCCAATGCGACCAGGGCGCCGGACTGGATATGCGGCAGCGACGACGGCAGATTGTCAAACAGCACGTCGACCTGGCCGGCCAGGGTGTCGTTCAATGCCGGACCCACGCCACGGTAGGGCACGTGCATCAGATCCACGCCAGCGGACATCTTGAACAGTTCGCCCATCATGTGCGAGACCGAGCCGTTGCCGGCCGAGGCGTAGGTGATCTTGCCGGGTTGGCTCTTGGCCAGCTTGACGAAATCGCCCATGTTCTTGGCGTGGACCTTGGGGTTGACCGACATCACGTTGGGCACGGAGGCCAGATTCGAGATGGGGGTGAAGTCCTTTTCAGCGTCGAAGGCCAGATTGGAGTAAATGGCGGGATTGATGCCATGGGTCGACACCGTGGCGATACCCAGCGTGTAGCCATCGGGAGCGCTGTTGGCCAGGAAGGCCGAGCCGATCGAGCCGCCGGCGCCGCCACGGTTTTCCACCACGACCGTTTGGCCCAACTCCTTGCCCAGCTTGTCAGCGAACAGGCGGCCGACGATGTCGGTCGTGCCTCCGGGAGGAAAGGGCACGACGAGGCGGATGGTCTTGCTGGGATAGTTGTCTTCGGCGTGCGCGGCGGTCAAAGGCGCGGCCAGGGTGGCGGCCAGGGACAGGCCCAGGATGAGATGGCGACGTTGCATGATTTCCCCTGAATTGAGTGTGGGTCTTTGTGACTTACTGCGCGATTCTGAGAGCCAGCGGCAGGTTTGCGCAAACGAAAGATTCTCCGTAAGCTATTACTTTTTTTCATGCCAGGGAAATCTTCATTTCCGCCCGGGCTACCCACATGCGCCGATTCTGTCCCTCGCTAACCGACCTGCAAGCATTCGAAGTGGCTGCCCGGCATAGCAGTTTTACTCGCGCGGCCCAGGAACTCTGCGTCACGCAAGGCGCGGTCAGCAAACAAGTGAAACATCTTGAAGAGTTTGTTGGTGTCGAATTATTCCTACGGATCAGGCAAGGCCTGGTTCTGACCGAGGCCGGGCGCAGTTACCTCACGCAGGTCCAGGCCGGTCTGAGCCAGATCGAAGCGGCCACCGTCGAGCTCATTGCGCACCAGGGCAGGGGCGGGACGGTACGTCTGACCTCGATGCCCACTTTCGGGGCGCGGTGGCTCATCCCGCGTCTGACGGCCTTCCGGCGCTTGCGGCCCGACATTCATGTGGAGTTTCTGCCGCATCGGCAGGGGTACGACTTTTCGACGCCCGAACTTGATGCGGCAGTGCGTTTCGGCGAAGGGGTATGGCCCGGCAGTGGGGCGGACTATATTGTCGGCCGCGAGATTGTGCCCGTTTGCAGTCCGCGTCTGATCCCTCAGGCCTGTAGGGAGGCAGAGGAACTGCTGCGCTACCCGTTGCTGCATCACACCTCGGCGCTCGAGGGCTGGCGCGACTGGTTCGAGCAGGCCGGGTGTGACGCACGGCGCGCTCTGGAGGGGGCCCGTTTTGATCAGTATTCGCTGTTGTCGCAGGCTGCGGCAGCAGGATTCGGGATCGCGTTGATTCCACGTTGCCTGATCGAGGATGAACTGCGTGACGGCAAGCTCGTGGTGCCGCTGCAGTTGCCCATCCGAGCGCGGCAGGGCTATTACCTCTGTTATCCGGAGCAGAAGGCCAGTTCGCCCACCTTGCAGGCCTTCCGTTCCTGGCTCATGGAAGTCTCGCGGGCTGCCGAGCCGACTCCCGACAATGGCCTGCCTATAAAATAAGCTGCATCATGGTTCACACATCACAGAAGAAAGGCCGGGTCGTTGTCGGCATGTCTGGCGGAGTCGATTCGTCGGTCACCGCATGGCTGCTCAAGCAACAAGGCTATGAAGTCATCGGCCTGTTCATGAAAAACTGGGAAGACGACGACGACTCCGAGTACTGCTCCACCCGGCAGGATCTACTAGATGCGGCCAGTGTGGCCGATCTGGTCGGGGTGGAATTCGAATACGTCAATTTCGCCACCGAATACAAGGATCGGGTCTTTGCCGATTTCCTGCGTGAGTATTCCGCTGGCCGCACGCCCAATCCGGACGTCCTGTGTAATGCCGAAATCAAATTCAAGGCATTTCTGGACCACGCAATGGCTTGGGGCGCCGAGCATATCGCCACGGGCCATTATGCGCGCGTGCGTGGCGTCGATAATGATCGAGGACGTCGTTTCCAACTGCTCAAGGCGTTCGACGCCTCCAAGGATCAGAGTTATTTCCTGCACCGCTTGAATCAGGCACAGTTGGCGCGCACGCTGTTTCCGCTTGGAGAGCTGCACAAGACGGAAGTGCGGCGTATCGCGCATGAGATCGGGCTGCCTAATGCAGCCAAGAAAGACTCCACGGGTATTTGTTTCATCGGCGAACGGCCATTTCGTGAGTTTCTCAACCGCTATCTGCCGACTGCACCCGGGCCCATTTTGACGCCGCAGGGCAAGCACCTCGGTCAGCATCATGGACTGGCCTTCTATACGTTGGGCCAGCGCAAGGGCCTGGGGATAGGTGGCGTCAAAGGGCAGCAGCGCGACGATGGCACCGCGGATGCCTGGTACGCCGCGCGCAAGGACCTTGAGAAAAATGCGCTTTATGTCGTGCAAGGGCACGAGCATCCCTGGCTGTTGAGCAGGCGCCTGCATGCGCAGGACGTCAGTTGGATCGATGGCCATGCACCCGAACCCGGCGCTTATGCCGCCAAGACCCGGTATCGCCAGGCCGACGCCGCCTGCCACCTCAGCCTCGAGGCACAAGGCTTTTCCTTGTCGTTCGACCAGGACCAATGGGCCGCCACCCCTGGGCAGTCCGCTGTGCTCTATGACGGCGATGTCTGTCTCGGTGGCGGCATCATCAACTGATTGTTCCCCGGCGCTCGGACGCCGCTGCGGGCCGCCGACGGTCTGCCTGCACCCTATTCAAAACGACGAGAGGAGACGAGTGTGGATCTGACGATGGTGGTTTGCCTGCTCATTCTGGGAGGGGCAGTGGGTTTTGCAGCCGGCCTGCTGGGCATTGGAGGGGGCATGCTGCTGGTGCCCTTCCTGACCATGCTCTTTAGCTGGAAAAACGATGTGCCGCCAGATCTGGTGGTGCATGCCGCCATTGCCACGTCCATGACGTCGATTCTATTTACCTCGATCTCCAGCGTGCGGGCGCATCAGAAGAAAGGCACGATCAATTGGAAGATCGTCTTTGCGTTGGCGCCCGGCATTATTCTTGGCGGCCTGCTCTCCGGAGGCGCAGTGTTTGCCGCGATCAACACGGCCTGGCTGTCACTTTTCTTCGCGCTCTTCGTCGGCTACTCGGCCTGGAGCATGCTGCGCAGCAAAAAACCCAAGCCGAGTCGCCACATGCCGGGGATGGTCGGAACCACGGCGGCTGGCGCGGGCATAGGGTTTGTATCGGGGCTGGTGGGGGCCGGCGGCGGCTTCCTGTCGGTGCCCTTCATGGTGTGGTGCAATGTGTCCTTGCTCGTGGCCGTTTCCACCTCGGCCGCTCTGGGTTTTCCCATCGCGCTGGCCAATAGCATAGGCTATGTCGTCTCTGGATTATCGGAAGGGGTGCACCGGCCGGGCATGTTGGGTTTCATCTATTGGCCGGCACTGCTGGCGCTCATCTGCACCAGTGTTCTGACGGCCCCGATGGGGGCTCGCCTGGCGCACCGCCTGCCCGTGGCCACGCTCAAGCGGGTGTTTTCAGGCCTGTTGTTCTGTCTGGCCGCCTACATGCTGTTTAAGGCTTGCCAGGCGTTCTTGGCCTGAGGTGTTGCCGCTTGACAAAAAGCCCCTGGCACATTGTGTGGCAGGGGCTTTGGGCTGTGGAGGCCGCGGAAGCTATCAGGCCGGCGGCAGTGTGTCGGTGAAGGACGTTCGCGCCGACAGCTTCTCGTTCAGGCGCGCCAGATTGGCGTGATCTGCACGCCAGTTCAGGCTGGCAAAGCGCAGATCGAGATAGCCCAGCGCGCAACCAACGGCGATATCTGCCAGGGTGTAGTTCACGCCCATGCAGTGTGCGTTGTCGCCCAAGCTGCCATCCATGGCACGCAGCGCAGCGCGAATCTTGCCGTACTGGCGTTCGACCCAGTCGGTGCTGCGTTGCGCTTCGGAGCGCTGATTTTCTTTGACAATGGTCACGCAGGCGTCGAGCAGTCCATCAGCGATGGCTTCCCAGCACTTGACTGCGGCGCGTTCACGGCCGGGCTGCGGAATGAGGCGTGCCACCGGCGACAGCGTATCCAGATACTCCACGATGACGCGCGAGTCGAACAGCGCACCGCCATCTTCCATTACCAGGCAAGGAACCTTACCGAGCGGATTGAATTGCTGGGTTTGTGTATCGGGAGACCAGACGTTTTCGATTTCGAGCTGGTAGTCCAGCTTTTTCTCGGCCATGACGACACGGACTTTACGCACGTACGGGCTGGTAAGCGAACCGATAAGTTTCATGGAGTTATGGGCGGAGTCGGAAGCGGCCGCAGTATAGCAGGCTGGACCGGCCTCTCGGATTAAGGAGGGTGGGGCAGGGCGTTAGGCGACGGGTGATAAAATCGAGAACCGCTTTCAACCGCCATTTTTTTCCGATCATGCAGATTGCCGACCAGCTTACCCAACTCAATGCTCTTTCGCCACTGGATGGGCGCTATGCGTCGCGCAGCGATGCCCTGAGGGGGCTGCTGTCGGAAGCCGGTTTCATGGCCCATCGGGTCGAGGTGGAAGTGGCGTGGCTGGTTGCGCTGTCCGATGCCGGTCTGCCTGAATTACCGGTGTTTTCCGCGGGAGCCCGCAGCCGGCTGGCGCAACTGGTCGAGAACTTTTCCGAAGCGGATGCCGCGCGGATCAAGGACATCGAGCGCGTTACCAACCACGATGTCAAGGCGGTCGAATACTGGCTCAAGGAGCGTGTCGCGGATGACGCCGAGTTGGCCCGTGCCGCGGAGTTCATTCATTTCGCTTGCACCTCCGAGGACATCAACAACACGTCGCACGCGCTGATGCTCAGCCGTGCCCGCGATCAGGTCGTGCTGCCGCGCCTGCGCGATGTGCTGGCCAAGCTCAACACCCTGGCACTGGACAATGCTGCGCAGCCCATGCTGTCGCGCACCCACGGTCAGCCGGCTAGCCCCACGACCCTGGGCAAAGAGTTTGCCAACGTGGCCGCACGCCTGGCCCGCGCCATTGCCGCCATCGAGGCGGTCGAGCCTCTGGCCAAGCTAAATGGTGCCACGGGTAATTACAACGCCCACCTGTCAGCCTGTCCGGAAATCAATTGGCCGGAGTTCAGCCGCAAGGTGCTGGCGGGTCTCGGGTTGACGCAAAACCGCCACACCATTCAGATCGAACCTCACGACTGGATGTCGGCCCTGTTTGATGCCGTGGCGCGTGCCAATATCATTGTTCTTGATCTGGACCGTGACATCTGGGGGTATATCGCGCTGGGGTACTTCAAGCAGCGCCTCAAAGAAGGCGAAGTCGGCTCCTCGACCATGCCGCACAAGGTCAATCCCATCGACTTTGAAAACTCCGAAGGTAATCTGGGGTTGGCCAATGCCGTGCTGCGGCATCTTGCCGACAAACTGCCTGTTTCCCGCTGGCAGCGTGACCTGACCGACTCCACCGTGCTGCGCAATCTGGGGGTGGGCTTCGGCTATTGCCTGGTGGCTTGGGATGCCTGCCTGCGCGGCTTGAACAAGCTGGAAGTCAATACCGCCGCCATCGATGCCGATATCGACGCCTGCTGGGAGGTGCTGGCCGAGCCGGTACAGACCGTAATGCGTCGCTATGGTCTGCCTCAGCCCTACGAACAACTCAAGGCCCTGACGCGTGGCAAAGGCATCACCGAGCCCGCGCTGCGTGAATTTATCGCCGGCCTGGAGCTTCCGTCCGACGCCAAACAGCGCCTGCTGGACATGACCCCGCGCTCCTATCTGGGTCTGGCCGTCGAGCTCGCTCAGACGGTATAGTGTGGCGCAAGCCGGTGCGGCCTTCTGCCCGCCGGCTTTGTGCCTCGTCTCAGGAGATCCCGTGAAGAAGTTGACCGCCATAGTCGTTCTGGCCTGTACGGCCGCGGCCGCTCCGGCTGCCGCGCAGTTCGCCAAGCCCGAGGATGCCGTCAAGTACCGTCAGGCTGCCCTGACCGTGATGGCGTCGCACTTTAGCCGCATGCAGCCGGTGGTTCGCGGTCAGGCGCCGTATGACGCCGCGCAGATCAAGGCCAATGTGGATATTCTCAAGACGCTGGCGGCACTGCCTTGGGCGGGCTTTGGTCCGGGCACCGAAGGTGGCGGTGCCAAGCCGGAAGTCTGGAGCGACG comes from Bordetella holmesii ATCC 51541 and encodes:
- a CDS encoding bacterial regulatory helix-turn-helix, lysR family protein translates to MAARHSSFTRAAQELCVTQGAVSKQVKHLEEFVGVELFLRIRQGLVLTEAGRSYLTQVQAGLSQIEAATVELIAHQGRGGTVRLTSMPTFGARWLIPRLTAFRRLRPDIHVEFLPHRQGYDFSTPELDAAVRFGEGVWPGSGADYIVGREIVPVCSPRLIPQACREAEELLRYPLLHHTSALEGWRDWFEQAGCDARRALEGARFDQYSLLSQAAAAGFGIALIPRCLIEDELRDGKLVVPLQLPIRARQGYYLCYPEQKASSPTLQAFRSWLMEVSRAAEPTPDNGLPIK
- the purB gene encoding adenylosuccinate lyase, with translation MQIADQLTQLNALSPLDGRYASRSDALRGLLSEAGFMAHRVEVEVAWLVALSDAGLPELPVFSAGARSRLAQLVENFSEADAARIKDIERVTNHDVKAVEYWLKERVADDAELARAAEFIHFACTSEDINNTSHALMLSRARDQVVLPRLRDVLAKLNTLALDNAAQPMLSRTHGQPASPTTLGKEFANVAARLARAIAAIEAVEPLAKLNGATGNYNAHLSACPEINWPEFSRKVLAGLGLTQNRHTIQIEPHDWMSALFDAVARANIIVLDLDRDIWGYIALGYFKQRLKEGEVGSSTMPHKVNPIDFENSEGNLGLANAVLRHLADKLPVSRWQRDLTDSTVLRNLGVGFGYCLVAWDACLRGLNKLEVNTAAIDADIDACWEVLAEPVQTVMRRYGLPQPYEQLKALTRGKGITEPALREFIAGLELPSDAKQRLLDMTPRSYLGLAVELAQTV
- a CDS encoding sulfite exporter TauE/SafE family protein; its protein translation is MDLTMVVCLLILGGAVGFAAGLLGIGGGMLLVPFLTMLFSWKNDVPPDLVVHAAIATSMTSILFTSISSVRAHQKKGTINWKIVFALAPGIILGGLLSGGAVFAAINTAWLSLFFALFVGYSAWSMLRSKKPKPSRHMPGMVGTTAAGAGIGFVSGLVGAGGGFLSVPFMVWCNVSLLVAVSTSAALGFPIALANSIGYVVSGLSEGVHRPGMLGFIYWPALLALICTSVLTAPMGARLAHRLPVATLKRVFSGLLFCLAAYMLFKACQAFLA
- the cycP gene encoding cytochrome c' — its product is MKKLTAIVVLACTAAAAPAAAQFAKPEDAVKYRQAALTVMASHFSRMQPVVRGQAPYDAAQIKANVDILKTLAALPWAGFGPGTEGGGAKPEVWSDAAGFKEKQQRFIDNVDKLSVAADSGDLAKVRAAFGDVGASCKACHDAYRKK
- a CDS encoding tripartite tricarboxylate transporter receptor family protein, with translation MQRRHLILGLSLAATLAAPLTAAHAEDNYPSKTIRLVVPFPPGGTTDIVGRLFADKLGKELGQTVVVENRGGAGGSIGSAFLANSAPDGYTLGIATVSTHGINPAIYSNLAFDAEKDFTPISNLASVPNVMSVNPKVHAKNMGDFVKLAKSQPGKITYASAGNGSVSHMMGELFKMSAGVDLMHVPYRGVGPALNDTLAGQVDVLFDNLPSSLPHIQSGALVALAVASPQRVANLPNVPTFAEVGLAPVNDSSWFGLVGPAKLPQAVTDKVYAAVVKVSADPDVKSRLEGLGAAPVGNKPAEFAKQISEEIAKNKRIAKEANVKID
- the trmU gene encoding tRNA (5-methylaminomethyl-2-thiouridylate)-methyltransferase; this translates as MVHTSQKKGRVVVGMSGGVDSSVTAWLLKQQGYEVIGLFMKNWEDDDDSEYCSTRQDLLDAASVADLVGVEFEYVNFATEYKDRVFADFLREYSAGRTPNPDVLCNAEIKFKAFLDHAMAWGAEHIATGHYARVRGVDNDRGRRFQLLKAFDASKDQSYFLHRLNQAQLARTLFPLGELHKTEVRRIAHEIGLPNAAKKDSTGICFIGERPFREFLNRYLPTAPGPILTPQGKHLGQHHGLAFYTLGQRKGLGIGGVKGQQRDDGTADAWYAARKDLEKNALYVVQGHEHPWLLSRRLHAQDVSWIDGHAPEPGAYAAKTRYRQADAACHLSLEAQGFSLSFDQDQWAATPGQSAVLYDGDVCLGGGIIN
- a CDS encoding glutathione S-transferase, C-terminal domain protein, whose amino-acid sequence is MKLIGSLTSPYVRKVRVVMAEKKLDYQLEIENVWSPDTQTQQFNPLGKVPCLVMEDGGALFDSRVIVEYLDTLSPVARLIPQPGRERAAVKCWEAIADGLLDACVTIVKENQRSEAQRSTDWVERQYGKIRAALRAMDGSLGDNAHCMGVNYTLADIAVGCALGYLDLRFASLNWRADHANLARLNEKLSARTSFTDTLPPA